A window of Eriocheir sinensis breed Jianghai 21 chromosome 63, ASM2467909v1, whole genome shotgun sequence contains these coding sequences:
- the LOC126986894 gene encoding retinol-binding protein pinta-like: MPGAENGLSPEVERVAREELGEDPVSRENDIETVRQWLVRQPGLNARTDRTTILRYLRGCKFSLEKTKTKMEVYYTSKGANPDMFQGRDPLDPNLRSIIKLGLMVPLPGYDAQGRKVIFGRLGGWDPSKQRPEDLFKAAGMLFDVLFLDDEQTTIMGIVQANDMTGLTLNHVASLPLPLIKRVLKTWQNGYPLRPKSVHYVHTPSAFDALFNLFKPFMREKMKKRIHIHGNNLESLHKSVPREMLPQEYGGTAGTLASIAEYWLRRMEHHRDWFLEDEKYRADSKRNRSQANEGGSFRKLNLD; the protein is encoded by the exons ATGCCGGGCGCCGAGAACGGTCTGAGCCCCGAGGTGGAGCGGGTGGCGCGGGAGGAGCTGGGGGAGGACCCGGTCAGTAGGGAGAATGATATAGAGACGGTGCGGCAGTGGCTTGTGAGGCAGCCTGGACTCAACGCTAGGACAG ACCGCACCACCATCCTCCGCTACCTCCGGGGCTGCAAGTTTTCCCTGGagaagaccaagaccaagatggAGGTTTACTACACGTCCAAGGGCGCCAACCCGGACATGTTCCAAGGGCGTGACCCCCTCGACCCTAACCTTCGGTCGATTATAAAGCTTGG TTTGATGGTTCCCCTGCCAGGCTACGATGCACAGGGAAGGAAGGTCATCTTTGGGCGCCTCGGGGGATGGGACCCTTCGAAGCAACGCCCCGAGGACCTGTTCAAGGCCGCTGGGATGCTCTTCGATGTCCTCTTCCTCGACGACGAGCAAACAACCATCATGGGCATCGTGCAAGCCAATGACATGACGGGGTTAACGCTGAACCACGTGgcctcgctccctctccctcttatcaaACGAGTGCTGAAGACGTGGCAG AATGGCTACCCGCTGCGGCCTAAGAGTGTTCATTACGTGCACACACCAAGCGCCTTCGATGCCCTCTTCAACCTGTTCAAGCCGTTcatgagggagaagatgaagaagagg ATTCACATTCACGGCAACAACCTCGAGAGTCTACACAAGAGCGTCCCACGAGAGATGCTGCCCCAGGAGTACGGGGGAACGGCGGGTACCCTGGCGTCCATTGCAG aGTACTGGTTGAGGCGCATGGAGCACCACCGAGACTGGTTCCTAGAGGACGAAAAGTACCGCGCGGATTCGAAGAGAAATCGATCCCAGGCCAACGAAGGAGGATCGTTCAGGAAGCTCAACCTGGACTGA